One window from the genome of Vespula pensylvanica isolate Volc-1 chromosome 19, ASM1446617v1, whole genome shotgun sequence encodes:
- the LOC122635814 gene encoding cytochrome P450 4C1-like isoform X3, translating to MEFTAILIVIIIILIGLFCEIIQYFLNKLHMYNTIKGIPGPKAYPIIGNAHLFIGDTEDIAQQFLNIGRNYHSLWRIWMGTRLLVMVDDPEYIKILLSNPNIIDKSKDYKYIKPFAGNGLFSAPVSTWNPHRKLLNKIFLKEDVKLHMDVLVNHSITLIEKLESLIGKEIDVFHYVFRCTLDIIYDGVLDTQLNFLANQNCKVVESIECLMDIAAQRIIKRKKESMLRSIINKTQQSSEQKPRILLDFLFESSHDGGKYSEQDIRDEINTIVIAGSDTSATTISFVLLMLATFPDIQNKVFEELNQIYGSSDPKHVRITHDDIKNMKLLERVIKETLRLFPAGPVIVRKAMQDIKVTKNWTIPKGSSAVFFIYNLHRNEKYWPQPLIFDPDRFLPGKMHSTNFFPFSYGRRNCIGQIFAMLEMKVIIASLLRRFIFKIDRPVAIEKILIKINISLKPASPIKLKLEKRN from the exons ATGGAGTTCACTGCAATAttgattgttattataataatactaattggATTATTCTGTGAAATTATACAATActtcttaaataaattacatatgtacaatacGATCAAAGGAATCCCGGGTCCAAAAGCATATCCAATTATCGGAAATGCTCATTTGTTTATTGGCGATACCGAAG aTATAGCCCAacagtttttaaatattggtAGGAATTATCATTCATTGTGGCGTATATGGATGGGCACGAGATTACTTGTAATGGTAGACGATCCTGAATATATCAAG attCTATTAAGTAATCCAAATATTATTGACAAGAGCAAggattataaatacataaaaccTTTTGCGGGCAATGGTTTGTTTTCTGCTCCAG TATCAACGTGGAATCCtcatcgaaaattattaaataaaatttttcttaaagaagATGTAAAGTTGCATATGGATGTACTCGTCAACCATTCTATcactttaatagaaaaattggaatctttaattggaaaagaaatagacgTTTTCCATTACGTATTTCGCTGTACATTGGACATAATATATg ATGGTGTACTTGATACTCAACTAAATTTCTTGGCCAATCAGAATTGCAAAGTAGTTGAGTCTATtgaatg TTTGATGGATATAGCTGCGCAAAGG ataatcaagagaaaaaaggaatctaTGTTGAGAAGTATAATTAACAAGACGCAGCAAAGTTCAG aacaaAAGCCAAGGATACTTCTAgactttttattcgaatcatCGCATGATGGAGGAAAATATTCTGAACAAGATATCCGAGATGAAATCAATACGATTGTTATAGCT ggAAGCGATACATCAGCTACTACCATTAGTTTTGTACTTTTAATGCTTGCTACATTCCCTGATATTCaa AACAAAGTGTTCGAGGAACTGAATCAAATTTACGGCTCGAGCGATCCGAAACATGTTCGAATAACACatgatgatattaaaaatatgaaacttcTGGAACGAGTAATAAAGGAAACGTTACGCCTCTTTCCGGCAGGTCCTGTGATCGTTCGGAAAGCAATGCAAGATATAAAAG tGACAAAAAACTGGACTATACCGAAAGGAAGTTCTGCggtatttttcatatataatctccatcgaaatgaaaaatattggcCCCAACCACTAATATTCGATCCGGATAGATTTCTACCAGGGAAGATGCATTCTACCAATTTCTTTCCATTTAGCTACGGACGGAGAAATTGCATAG gTCAAATATTCGCCATGTTAGAAATGAAGGTAATAATTGCTTCCTTGTTAAGAAGATTTATCTTCAAAATAGATCGTCCGGTAgctattgaaaaaattttgataaaaataaatatttcattaaaaccGGCGAGtcctataaaattaaaattggaaaaaagaaattaa
- the LOC122635814 gene encoding cytochrome P450 4C1-like isoform X1 produces the protein MEFTAILIVIIIILIGLFCEIIQYFLNKLHMYNTIKGIPGPKAYPIIGNAHLFIGDTEDIAQQFLNIGRNYHSLWRIWMGTRLLVMVDDPEYIKILLSNPNIIDKSKDYKYIKPFAGNGLFSAPVSTWNPHRKLLNKIFLKEDVKLHMDVLVNHSITLIEKLESLIGKEIDVFHYVFRCTLDIIYDGVLDTQLNFLANQNCKVVESIECLMDIAAQRVCKLWLQPNIIFYNTSMGKKFQTCLFYLDNVTSNIIKRKKESMLRSIINKTQQSSEQKPRILLDFLFESSHDGGKYSEQDIRDEINTIVIAGSDTSATTISFVLLMLATFPDIQNKVFEELNQIYGSSDPKHVRITHDDIKNMKLLERVIKETLRLFPAGPVIVRKAMQDIKVTKNWTIPKGSSAVFFIYNLHRNEKYWPQPLIFDPDRFLPGKMHSTNFFPFSYGRRNCIGQIFAMLEMKVIIASLLRRFIFKIDRPVAIEKILIKINISLKPASPIKLKLEKRN, from the exons ATGGAGTTCACTGCAATAttgattgttattataataatactaattggATTATTCTGTGAAATTATACAATActtcttaaataaattacatatgtacaatacGATCAAAGGAATCCCGGGTCCAAAAGCATATCCAATTATCGGAAATGCTCATTTGTTTATTGGCGATACCGAAG aTATAGCCCAacagtttttaaatattggtAGGAATTATCATTCATTGTGGCGTATATGGATGGGCACGAGATTACTTGTAATGGTAGACGATCCTGAATATATCAAG attCTATTAAGTAATCCAAATATTATTGACAAGAGCAAggattataaatacataaaaccTTTTGCGGGCAATGGTTTGTTTTCTGCTCCAG TATCAACGTGGAATCCtcatcgaaaattattaaataaaatttttcttaaagaagATGTAAAGTTGCATATGGATGTACTCGTCAACCATTCTATcactttaatagaaaaattggaatctttaattggaaaagaaatagacgTTTTCCATTACGTATTTCGCTGTACATTGGACATAATATATg ATGGTGTACTTGATACTCAACTAAATTTCTTGGCCAATCAGAATTGCAAAGTAGTTGAGTCTATtgaatg TTTGATGGATATAGCTGCGCAAAGGGTGTGTAAATTATGGTTACAaccgaatataattttttataatacttcaATGGGAAAGAAATTTCAGACATGTTTATTCTACCTGGATAATGTTACAAGCAat ataatcaagagaaaaaaggaatctaTGTTGAGAAGTATAATTAACAAGACGCAGCAAAGTTCAG aacaaAAGCCAAGGATACTTCTAgactttttattcgaatcatCGCATGATGGAGGAAAATATTCTGAACAAGATATCCGAGATGAAATCAATACGATTGTTATAGCT ggAAGCGATACATCAGCTACTACCATTAGTTTTGTACTTTTAATGCTTGCTACATTCCCTGATATTCaa AACAAAGTGTTCGAGGAACTGAATCAAATTTACGGCTCGAGCGATCCGAAACATGTTCGAATAACACatgatgatattaaaaatatgaaacttcTGGAACGAGTAATAAAGGAAACGTTACGCCTCTTTCCGGCAGGTCCTGTGATCGTTCGGAAAGCAATGCAAGATATAAAAG tGACAAAAAACTGGACTATACCGAAAGGAAGTTCTGCggtatttttcatatataatctccatcgaaatgaaaaatattggcCCCAACCACTAATATTCGATCCGGATAGATTTCTACCAGGGAAGATGCATTCTACCAATTTCTTTCCATTTAGCTACGGACGGAGAAATTGCATAG gTCAAATATTCGCCATGTTAGAAATGAAGGTAATAATTGCTTCCTTGTTAAGAAGATTTATCTTCAAAATAGATCGTCCGGTAgctattgaaaaaattttgataaaaataaatatttcattaaaaccGGCGAGtcctataaaattaaaattggaaaaaagaaattaa
- the LOC122635814 gene encoding cytochrome P450 4C1-like isoform X2 has protein sequence MEFTAILIVIIIILIGLFCEIIQYFLNKLHMYNTIKGIPGPKAYPIIGNAHLFIGDTEDIAQQFLNIGRNYHSLWRIWMGTRLLVMVDDPEYIKILLSNPNIIDKSKDYKYIKPFAGNGLFSAPVSTWNPHRKLLNKIFLKEDVKLHMDVLVNHSITLIEKLESLIGKEIDVFHYVFRCTLDIIYDGVLDTQLNFLANQNCKVVESIECLMDIAAQRVCKLWLQPNIIFYNTSMGKKFQTCLFYLDNVTSNIIKRKKESMLRSIINKTQQSSEQKPRILLDFLFESSHDGGKYSEQDIRDEINTIVIAGSDTSATTISFVLLMLATFPDIQNKVFEELNQIYGSSDPKHVRITHDDIKNMKLLERVIKETLRLFPAGPVIVRKAMQDIKVTKNWTIPKGSSAVFFIYNLHRNEKYWPQPLIFDPDRFLPGKMHSTNFFPFSYGRRNCIGQIFAMLEMKYNMSWGNDLISC, from the exons ATGGAGTTCACTGCAATAttgattgttattataataatactaattggATTATTCTGTGAAATTATACAATActtcttaaataaattacatatgtacaatacGATCAAAGGAATCCCGGGTCCAAAAGCATATCCAATTATCGGAAATGCTCATTTGTTTATTGGCGATACCGAAG aTATAGCCCAacagtttttaaatattggtAGGAATTATCATTCATTGTGGCGTATATGGATGGGCACGAGATTACTTGTAATGGTAGACGATCCTGAATATATCAAG attCTATTAAGTAATCCAAATATTATTGACAAGAGCAAggattataaatacataaaaccTTTTGCGGGCAATGGTTTGTTTTCTGCTCCAG TATCAACGTGGAATCCtcatcgaaaattattaaataaaatttttcttaaagaagATGTAAAGTTGCATATGGATGTACTCGTCAACCATTCTATcactttaatagaaaaattggaatctttaattggaaaagaaatagacgTTTTCCATTACGTATTTCGCTGTACATTGGACATAATATATg ATGGTGTACTTGATACTCAACTAAATTTCTTGGCCAATCAGAATTGCAAAGTAGTTGAGTCTATtgaatg TTTGATGGATATAGCTGCGCAAAGGGTGTGTAAATTATGGTTACAaccgaatataattttttataatacttcaATGGGAAAGAAATTTCAGACATGTTTATTCTACCTGGATAATGTTACAAGCAat ataatcaagagaaaaaaggaatctaTGTTGAGAAGTATAATTAACAAGACGCAGCAAAGTTCAG aacaaAAGCCAAGGATACTTCTAgactttttattcgaatcatCGCATGATGGAGGAAAATATTCTGAACAAGATATCCGAGATGAAATCAATACGATTGTTATAGCT ggAAGCGATACATCAGCTACTACCATTAGTTTTGTACTTTTAATGCTTGCTACATTCCCTGATATTCaa AACAAAGTGTTCGAGGAACTGAATCAAATTTACGGCTCGAGCGATCCGAAACATGTTCGAATAACACatgatgatattaaaaatatgaaacttcTGGAACGAGTAATAAAGGAAACGTTACGCCTCTTTCCGGCAGGTCCTGTGATCGTTCGGAAAGCAATGCAAGATATAAAAG tGACAAAAAACTGGACTATACCGAAAGGAAGTTCTGCggtatttttcatatataatctccatcgaaatgaaaaatattggcCCCAACCACTAATATTCGATCCGGATAGATTTCTACCAGGGAAGATGCATTCTACCAATTTCTTTCCATTTAGCTACGGACGGAGAAATTGCATAG gTCAAATATTCGCCATGTTAGAAATGAAG TACAATATGTCGTGGGGCAATGATTTAATTTCCTGTTAA